A part of Arachis hypogaea cultivar Tifrunner chromosome 12, arahy.Tifrunner.gnm2.J5K5, whole genome shotgun sequence genomic DNA contains:
- the LOC112726938 gene encoding lysine-specific demethylase JMJ31 isoform X1, whose protein sequence is MDESIRIQRYEELPTSKHFQSFIESTNLPAVFVGCTKSWRAFSQWNPSNGGLNYLQARVGSATVEAMVSQSAPVFYGDLGSHDRVPLPFSTFIGLCKKRMLTKCKDKEEALDPCLDMENHDAECGDLSLEGVPEQIYLAQVPIMNSDREERVQLEALREDIQTPPILEGKELSSINLWMNNAQARSSTHYDPHNNLLCIVSGRKQVVLWPPSASPSLYPMPIYGEASNHSSVALENPDYSIYPRAEWSMAFAQKVVLEAGDALFIPEGWFHQVDSDDWTIAINFWWRSYIMSSMQEHMDAYYLRRILRRLIDKEMDQVLLELGMGKTRTLTQKFPNGGEADHGDDNCGKMLKGMDIKEKRLCEGNTLVELEPAAVQVLHELVSWVHNCISASQDQESHSASTSDHNLGENDECKKAVTADLNDDPVAKIIWDVKPQTLQYVFLAMAHNFPRTLEALVLHVLSPVGAEVLTRKFDEMDQQILEEDRNRFYEVFYSAFDDQSAAMNSILKGKEAFAQQAFKNVLDKFVGVNLES, encoded by the exons ATGGATGAATCCATTAGAATCCAAAGATACGAAGAGCTTCCAACCTCTAAACACTTCCAATCCTTCATTGAATCCACTAATCTTCCCGCT gTGTTCGTTGGATGCACTAAGAGCTGGAGAGCTTTCTCTCAATGGAACCCATCCAACGGTGGTCTCAACTACTTGCAG GCGCGGGTAGGTTCTGCTACGGTGGAAGCTATGGTGTCACAATCTGCACCCGTCTTTTATGGTGATCTTGGAAGCCATGACCGG GTTCCTCTACCGTTTTCTACCTTCATTGGTTTATGTAAGAAACGAATGCTGACGAAATGCAAGGACAAAGAAGAAGCTCTTGATCCTTGCCTTGACATGGAAAATCATGACGCAGAGTGTGGTGATTTATCCTTGGAAGGTGTTCCTGAACAAATTTATTTGGCACAG GTTCCAATTATGAACAGCGATCGCGAGGAGAGGGTCCAATTGGAGGCTCTAAGGGAAGACATTCAGACT CCTccgattttggagggaaaagagcTGTCTTCTATAAATTTGTGGATGAACAATGCCCAAGCCAGATCAAGTACTCACTATGATCCACACAACAATCTTCTGTGCATAGTTTCTGGCCGAAAACAgg TTGTTCTGTGGCCTCCTTCTGCTAGTCCCTCACTTTACCCGATGCCTATATATGGGGAGGCTTCCAATCACAG ttctgttgcattagaaaaCCCTGATTACTCAATATATCCAAGGGCAGAATGGTCGATGGCTTTTGCGCAAAAGGTTGTTCTTGAGGCTGGTGACGCACTTTTCATTCCTGAAGGCTG GTTTCACCAAGTTGACAGTGATGATTGGACTATTGCTATTAACTTTTGGTGGAGATCCTACATAATGTCTTCCATGCAGGAACACATGGATGCATATTATTTACGCAGAATATTGAGAAG ATTGATCGACAAAGAAATG GACCAGGTTCTGCTTGAGTTGGGGATGGGGAAAACTAGGACATTAACACAGAAGTTCCCTAACGGTGGAGAAGCAG ATCATGGGGATGACAATTGTGGTAAGATGTTAAAAGGAATGGATATTAAAGAGAAACGTCTGTGTGAGGGGAACACACTGGTTGAATTGGAACCTGCTGCAGTTCAGGTGCTTCATGAACTTGTTTCCTGGGTTCACAACTGCATTAGCGCGAGTCAGGATCAGGAATCACACTCAGCTTCTACAAGTGATCATAACCTAggagagaatgatgaatgtaagaAAGCAGTGACTGCTGACTTGAATGATGATCCAGTTGCTAAAATTATTTGGGATGTCAAGCCGCAAACTCTCCAATATGTCTTTCTTGCAATGGCA CACAACTTTCCAAGGACTCTAGAGGCACTTGTATTGCATGTACTTTCTCCAGTTGGGGCTGAAGTGCTTACTCGGAAATTTGATGAGATGGATCAACAAATACTTGAGGAAGATAG GAATAGATTTTATGAGGTCTTCTACAGTGCTTTTGACGACCAATCAGCAGCAATGAATTCAATTCTAAAAGGGAAGGAGGCATTTGCCCAACAG GCATTTAAGAATGTGTTGGATAAATTTGTGGGAGTGAATCTTGAAAGCTAA
- the LOC112726938 gene encoding lysine-specific demethylase JMJ31 isoform X2 — protein sequence MVSQSAPVFYGDLGSHDRVPLPFSTFIGLCKKRMLTKCKDKEEALDPCLDMENHDAECGDLSLEGVPEQIYLAQVPIMNSDREERVQLEALREDIQTPPILEGKELSSINLWMNNAQARSSTHYDPHNNLLCIVSGRKQVVLWPPSASPSLYPMPIYGEASNHSSVALENPDYSIYPRAEWSMAFAQKVVLEAGDALFIPEGWFHQVDSDDWTIAINFWWRSYIMSSMQEHMDAYYLRRILRRLIDKEMDQVLLELGMGKTRTLTQKFPNGGEADHGDDNCGKMLKGMDIKEKRLCEGNTLVELEPAAVQVLHELVSWVHNCISASQDQESHSASTSDHNLGENDECKKAVTADLNDDPVAKIIWDVKPQTLQYVFLAMAHNFPRTLEALVLHVLSPVGAEVLTRKFDEMDQQILEEDRNRFYEVFYSAFDDQSAAMNSILKGKEAFAQQAFKNVLDKFVGVNLES from the exons ATGGTGTCACAATCTGCACCCGTCTTTTATGGTGATCTTGGAAGCCATGACCGG GTTCCTCTACCGTTTTCTACCTTCATTGGTTTATGTAAGAAACGAATGCTGACGAAATGCAAGGACAAAGAAGAAGCTCTTGATCCTTGCCTTGACATGGAAAATCATGACGCAGAGTGTGGTGATTTATCCTTGGAAGGTGTTCCTGAACAAATTTATTTGGCACAG GTTCCAATTATGAACAGCGATCGCGAGGAGAGGGTCCAATTGGAGGCTCTAAGGGAAGACATTCAGACT CCTccgattttggagggaaaagagcTGTCTTCTATAAATTTGTGGATGAACAATGCCCAAGCCAGATCAAGTACTCACTATGATCCACACAACAATCTTCTGTGCATAGTTTCTGGCCGAAAACAgg TTGTTCTGTGGCCTCCTTCTGCTAGTCCCTCACTTTACCCGATGCCTATATATGGGGAGGCTTCCAATCACAG ttctgttgcattagaaaaCCCTGATTACTCAATATATCCAAGGGCAGAATGGTCGATGGCTTTTGCGCAAAAGGTTGTTCTTGAGGCTGGTGACGCACTTTTCATTCCTGAAGGCTG GTTTCACCAAGTTGACAGTGATGATTGGACTATTGCTATTAACTTTTGGTGGAGATCCTACATAATGTCTTCCATGCAGGAACACATGGATGCATATTATTTACGCAGAATATTGAGAAG ATTGATCGACAAAGAAATG GACCAGGTTCTGCTTGAGTTGGGGATGGGGAAAACTAGGACATTAACACAGAAGTTCCCTAACGGTGGAGAAGCAG ATCATGGGGATGACAATTGTGGTAAGATGTTAAAAGGAATGGATATTAAAGAGAAACGTCTGTGTGAGGGGAACACACTGGTTGAATTGGAACCTGCTGCAGTTCAGGTGCTTCATGAACTTGTTTCCTGGGTTCACAACTGCATTAGCGCGAGTCAGGATCAGGAATCACACTCAGCTTCTACAAGTGATCATAACCTAggagagaatgatgaatgtaagaAAGCAGTGACTGCTGACTTGAATGATGATCCAGTTGCTAAAATTATTTGGGATGTCAAGCCGCAAACTCTCCAATATGTCTTTCTTGCAATGGCA CACAACTTTCCAAGGACTCTAGAGGCACTTGTATTGCATGTACTTTCTCCAGTTGGGGCTGAAGTGCTTACTCGGAAATTTGATGAGATGGATCAACAAATACTTGAGGAAGATAG GAATAGATTTTATGAGGTCTTCTACAGTGCTTTTGACGACCAATCAGCAGCAATGAATTCAATTCTAAAAGGGAAGGAGGCATTTGCCCAACAG GCATTTAAGAATGTGTTGGATAAATTTGTGGGAGTGAATCTTGAAAGCTAA